Within Streptomyces sp. NBC_01353, the genomic segment GATGGCGTGCAGGACCTTCGCCATGGGCTGGATCCAGTTCGGGCCGGCGCTGGTGTAGCGGATGGTCCCGAGCTGCATGTGGAGCGTCAGCAGGGCACGGGCGCCGTAGCGCCAGGCGTAGGCGGTCGGCTTGGACAGGATCCGTCCGGTGGTGCGGGCCGCGGTCCGGGCGGGGCTGATGACCCGGCGGATCCGCTTCCTGTTCTTCTTGCTGATGTGTTTCCGCAGCTTCGTGCCGGCCTTGTACTGGGCGCGGCGGAGCTGGCTCATCGGGGCCATGGGTGCCCGCTTGGTCTTGACCGTCTTCTGCTTCGGGGTCTTGCCCTTGGCGGCGGCCCGGGCGGCCTTGCGCGGGCTGATCGGCTTGGCCGACTTGGTGTTCAGGTGCTCGGGCTTCGGGGTGCGCGGCTTCTTGACTGCGGTGTTGGCCTTGGCGGCGTTGCTGTTCGGGGCGAGCTTCCGGCCGGCCTTGGTGGCCTTGTCGAGGACCTTCGTTCCGCCCTTGGATGCGGGGGCCGTGCCGGTGAGGGGGCGGGTCTTCCGTGCGGCGATGCGGGTGAGCAGCCCGGCCTTTCCGCCCTGTGCGGGGGTGGTGGGGGTGTTCTTGCGGTGCTTGCCGCCACCGGCCTGCGTCGGCGCGGTGGGGGTGGGCTTCTTTGAGGCGCGCGTGGAGGGTCCGGTCGGCGCCGTGGTCTTGGGGGTCTTGCCGCGCAGCCCCGTCAGCAGGCCGCCCCGCTTGGGGGTGTTGTTCTTCGGGCCGAGCGAGCCCCGCCCGCCGGTCTTGGACGAGGGGGTGGTCTTCGCGGAGCCGCCGAGGGACCCGGTGGGCTTCGCCGAGGCGAGCGGCTTACGGCTCGGGGCCTTCGCAGCAGAGGATCCGGCCGGCGTCTTGGTGGACGCCGCTCCGCCCGTGCGCCTCGCGCCGCCTCCGCCGCCGATCGGTCCGGCGGCCGTACGGCGCGGGGCGGTCGTCTTGCCGCCGCCGGTGCCCTTCTTCAGCACCGTGCGCCCCGGGCCTCCTCCCCCAGCGGACTGCGCGGCCGACTTCCGGGCGTTCGTGACGCGCTTCGTTCCCTTGCGGGCCTTCAGGACGAGCGCGGCGGTCGCGGCCGCGGCGCAGGCGATGATGCCCAGCAGGACGGCCGGGAGGCCGAACTGGTGGATGAGCCAGCACAGGGAGATCAGGCCGGTCAGTGCAGCGCCGGGGATGACGGCGCCGGCGACGGTGCTCTCGGGGGCTGCGGTGGCCTTGGGCTTCCTCGGGGCGGGCGTGGAGGTCTGGGTGGTGGGGGTGTTGGGGCCTGTCGTGGCACCGCTGGGGGCGTTCTGGGTGGGCGCCAGGTGGAAGTCGGTGCTCACGATTCGGGTTCCTTCTGTCGGTTCGGGCGACGGTCGGACGGTCACGGTGTGTGGCGGACGGAAGGGCAACGTCAACTCCAAGGCCAACACCAACTTGAGGAATCAGGCCTGTTCAGGGGCCACACGTCCCGGGTTTGGGGATGTTCCGGGGCCGGGTTGCCGTTGGTCTTGCCGTTGCCCTTGCCGTTCGGACTGCTACGGGCTGTTACTGCTGTGGGGTGCCTGGATCGCGCGGTGCGAGGCGGTCCGGGGCTCCCCGGACGGGGTATCCGCGCTGCCGGCGGACTCGAGGACCTGCCCGTCCGGGTCGTAGTGGCGGGGCAGACTCTCGATGTAACCGAGGCATTCAGCGAGCTCGCGGTACACCTCGTCCATGTCCAGGACGGGGAGCGTGCGGGAAGCGGGTGCGAGCGGCGCGGCTTCGGCCTGCACGACGGTCACGGTGTCCATCTGATCTCTCCTCGAGCCTGGGTGAGCGTGGGTCAGTTACCGGTGAGCGCGCGGCGGCGCTCACGCGGGAGGTCGGGGTTGGCGAGCTCGACGCGCTCACGGATCCGCTGAGCGGTGGGGCGGGAGACGCTCTCCAGGCCGGCGCTCACGAGCGCGTCGCGGACCTCGGTCCACTCCGGCCGGTCGTTGAGCGTCTGGTAGAGCGCGAGCGTGAGCGCGTCCTGGCGTGCCTTGAGCGTCTTGCGAGCGTCCAGGCTGAGCGCGCTCTGAGCGGTGGTGCGAGCGCGCTCGTCTTTGGCCGGTGCGCCCTGAGCGCGCTCAGAGGGTGCGGGGGTGGGGCGCTCGGTGAGCGCAGGGGTCTGAGCGTCGTCCGTCGGGTTGGGGGTGAGCGCGCTCGGCGCGGTGAGCGCCGGGATGGTGATGGGCGCGCTCAGGCTTGCGGGAGCGAGCGCGCTCACGACGGGCACGGTGAGCGCGGGCGGGTTGAGCGCCGGCATGGGCTGAGCGTCTCCGGTGAGCGCGGCCGGGATGTGCTGAGCGGGCTGAGTGAGCGGCGGGGCGCTCTGGGGGAAGCTCGCGCTCACGATGATCTGAGCGCGCTCAGTGGCGATCTCCGAGCGCCGCTCAGCGACGGCTTCGTGCTCGGTGAGCGCCGCCCGGATGTGAG encodes:
- a CDS encoding DUF2637 domain-containing protein translates to MTTTPAGPTPPQPRIAGDWQPLPNAGAAPHTAPNPLYDPLVQPAGRDYKKWAIRIVLVLVMAAALAVGTWSIYTLLTETFHAPKPIAFFGCGLFDVAALFFALLSQQYATTTDSGLAPRTAMLAMVTTSSWVNWKHAQLENWGTVGGVILAAAPVIAELAFELFHRFEHREALRALGRVAQTLPVLGNWAWITHPLRSRRTLDAHIRAALTEHEAVAERRSEIATERAQIIVSASFPQSAPPLTQPAQHIPAALTGDAQPMPALNPPALTVPVVSALAPASLSAPITIPALTAPSALTPNPTDDAQTPALTERPTPAPSERAQGAPAKDERARTTAQSALSLDARKTLKARQDALTLALYQTLNDRPEWTEVRDALVSAGLESVSRPTAQRIRERVELANPDLPRERRRALTGN